One Astyanax mexicanus isolate ESR-SI-001 chromosome 3, AstMex3_surface, whole genome shotgun sequence genomic region harbors:
- the LOC107196811 gene encoding myb-like protein X, which yields MTQFCLLHSGMLFIIAAFLFFFLFSALPKTWNLVLCGREAETKASVSKLLLEKNIEVCGRLISLVELPALYSSQLSEEEVMQETLRCVSLCDPGVHAFLLVLPEGRLTDEDKGELEKIQNIFGTELKSLSLVLIAQQLLNKELDESVKKMINSFGGRYIFFNIKTDAANLMTCLKKLFRDNGDCHYTMAKFVDAQVETQLKYKRTIENLLKEIKDLQTRNKDQQEDLFRNHDTLRIVLLGKTGVGKSATGNTILGNEVFKEDFGESVTIVCQKETAEVNGRQITVIDTPGLFDTNVDNEEITKEITRCISMAAPGPHVFLLVLSAGQRFTQEEQDTVKMIQNTFGEKSKMYTIVLFTKGDALKGKPIKEYITKSGTKLQKYLLEFGNRYHVFNNNNNNTNTTQVTALLEKIDSMVKVNGGSCYTNEMFQQVEKALQQDQERILKERKEEIEREKEELRTKHEAELEKLRKQMQEQKEEQEKADRRKEDEFKERALQIKKEMTERELIQREDFKKRREEDEKQMKEWIDQINREREETRKQWEKQREDDQRRRDQEEEQRRKAEEDWKKQQSEEKENFERERRLIQKEKENQQNLQKEYERKKQEEEKRIRELEEKIKHAEESKKKELQEQLLAQQREWERIKDEEKRREEQQRCWEKKMASIEEWNLQQIRKQKNYEWEKQKEKTEREIKEKERKETEEKEKRRIETEANEKLRKMEEKMKAEREKEEEEKRKRDEQFQKELKDQLQKQRDTFEREKELKEQKRINEEKINIDFLKETHKKEMNELKTQTESAARKQAEADFNAQLDEKVKEAKQKGFEEGFEQAEADRTIPGRAVDRFVNYVCGSKNKENGKKDN from the exons ATGACCCAATTTTGCCTTttacactctggtatgttgtttataattGCTGccttcctgtttttctttttgttttcagcATTACCAAAAACATGGAACCTGGTGCTGTGTGGGAGGGAGGCAGAAACAAAGGCATCCGTGTCTAAacttttattagaaaaaaatattgaagtatGTGGACGTCTGATCTCCCTGGTGGAGCTTCCAGCTCTCTACAGCTCTCAGCTCTCAGAGGAGGAAGTGATGCAGGAGACTCtccgctgtgtctctctctgtgatccTGGAGTTCATGCTtttctcctcgtccttcctgAGGGACGTCTCACTGATGAAGATAAAGGAGAACTGGAGAAGATCCAGAACATCTTTGGCACTGAACTGAAAAGCCTCTCACTTGTCCTCATTGCCCAACAACTTCTGAACAAAGAATTAGATGAGTCTGTTAAGAAAATGATCAACAGTTTTGGGGGAcgatatatttttttcaacatcAAAACAGATGCTGCAAATCTGATGACATGCTTAAAGAAGCTTTTTAGAGATAATGGAGATTGTCATTACACAATGGCTAAGTTTGTTGATGCTCAGGTTGAAACACAGCTGAAGTACAAAAGGACAATTGAAAATCTACTAAAAGAAATCAAAGATCTCCAGACAAGGAACAAGGATCAACAAGAAG ATCTGTTCAGAAACCATGACACTCTGCGGATTGTCCTGCTGGGGAAGACTGGAGTTGGAAAGAGTGCGACTGGGAACACCATCTTGGGAAATGAAGTGTTTAAGGAAGACTTTGGTGAATCAGTTACCATTGTGTGTCAGAAAGAAACAGCTGAAGTCAACGGCAGGCAGATTACAGTAATTGACACTCCGGGACTTTTTGATACAAATGTTGATAATGAAGAGATCACTAAAGAAATCACTAGATGCATCTCCATGGCAGCTCCAGGTCCACATGTGTTCCTGCTGGTGCTGAGTGCAGGACAGCGCTTCACACAAGAAGAGCAAGACACAGTGAAGATGATCCAAAATACTTTTGGGGAGAAGTCTAAAATGTACACGATTGTGCTCTTCACTAAAGGAGATGCACTAAAAGGAAAACCCATTAAAGAGTACATAACGAAGTCTGGGACTAAACTACAAAAATACCTGCTTGAATTTGGAAACAGATATCATGTGttcaataacaacaataataataccaACACCACCCAGGTCACTGCTCTACTGGAGAAGATCGACTCCATGGTGAAAGTGAATGGAGGGAGCTGCTACACTAATGAGATGTTCCAGCAGGTGGAAAAAGCTCTTCAGCAAGATCAGGAGAGAATCCTGaaggagagaaaagaggagatagagagagagaaagaagaactgAGAACTAAACATGAAGCTGAGCTGGAGAAACTGAGAAAACAGATGCAAGAACAAAAAGAGGAGCAAGAAAAAGCAGACAGGAGAAAAGAGGATGAATTTAAAGAAAGAgcactgcaaataaaaaaagagatgacAGAAAGAGAACTGATACAAAGAGAAGATttcaagaagagaagagaagaggatgaaaaacaaatgaaagagTGGATAGATCAAATAAACAGAGAAAGGGAGGAAACCAGAAAACAGTGGGAAAAACAAAGAGAGGACGATCAGAGACGGAGAGATCAAGAGGAGGAGCAGAGAAGAAAGGCAGAAGAAGATTGGAAGAAACAACAGAGCGAAGAAAAAGAGAATTTTGAGAGAGAAAGACGATTAAtacaaaaagaaaaggaaaatcaGCAGAACTTACAGAAGGAGTAcgaaagaaagaaacaagaggaggagaaaagaatAAGAGAATTAGAAGAGAAAATTAAACATGCAGAGGAAAGTAAAAAGAAGGAGCTGCAGGAGCAACTGTTAGCTCAGCAGAGAGAATGGGAGAGGATAAAGGAcgaggagaagaggagagaggaACAGCAGCGGTGTTGGGAGAAAAAAATGGCATCTATTGAGGAATGGAATTTACAGCagatcagaaaacaaaaaaattatgaatgggaaaaacaaaaagaaaaaacggagagagaaattaaagaaaaggagagaaaagagacagaagaaaaagagaagaggaggATAGAGACTGAAGCAAATGAGAAGTTAAGAAAGATGGAAGAAAAAAtgaaagcagagagagaaaaagaggaggaagaaaaaagaaaaagggatgaACAGTTCCAAAAGGAACTGAAAGATCAGCTGCAGAAACAGCGAGATACgtttgaaagagagaaagagttaaaggAGCAAAAACGGATCAATGAAGAAAAGATAAACATTGACTTCCTTAAAGAAACTCACAAGAAGGAGATGAATGAGCTGAAGACTCAGACTGAATCCGCAGCAAGAAAACAGGCAGAGGCAGATTTTAATGCGCAACTTGATGAAAAAGTTAAAGAAGCAAAACAAAAAGGATTTGAAGAGGGTTTTGAACAAGCAGAGGCAGACAGAACAATACCAGGTCGAGCTGTAGATAGATTTGTCAATTATGTTTGTGGGTCAAAGAACAAAGAAAACGGAAAAAAAGATAATTGA